From Bacillus sp. FSL K6-3431, the proteins below share one genomic window:
- a CDS encoding 16S rRNA (uracil(1498)-N(3))-methyltransferase, giving the protein MQRYFINEPFTNQTTVKIFGDDYHHIVRVMRMKDGDECRVVVDNGKVATAVIARITDEFVEANVALWEEEMKELSVHVVIASGLPKGDKLEWIIQKGTELGAAEFVPFIADRSIVKWEEKKAVKKLERWKKIAKEAAEQSHRQILPTVHAPLTFKNLIQLSEQFEQKVVAYEEVAKDGEQSNFAKVLSVTKPGNKVLVVFGPEGGLTEKEVNELQTHGFEICGLGPRIMRTETAPLYTLAAISYHFELMR; this is encoded by the coding sequence GGGGATGATTACCACCATATTGTTCGTGTGATGCGCATGAAAGATGGAGATGAATGTCGTGTCGTTGTAGACAATGGAAAAGTGGCAACAGCGGTCATTGCTCGAATAACAGATGAATTTGTAGAAGCAAATGTCGCTTTATGGGAAGAAGAAATGAAAGAATTGTCGGTTCATGTTGTCATTGCGAGCGGACTGCCTAAAGGCGACAAATTAGAATGGATCATTCAAAAAGGGACAGAATTAGGGGCAGCTGAATTTGTCCCTTTCATTGCTGACCGCTCCATTGTAAAATGGGAAGAGAAAAAAGCGGTGAAGAAACTAGAACGTTGGAAAAAGATTGCTAAAGAAGCAGCGGAACAATCGCATCGGCAAATCTTACCTACAGTGCATGCACCATTAACTTTCAAAAACCTTATTCAATTGAGTGAACAATTCGAACAAAAAGTTGTTGCTTATGAAGAAGTAGCAAAAGACGGGGAACAAAGTAATTTTGCAAAAGTGTTGAGCGTGACCAAGCCTGGGAACAAAGTTTTAGTCGTTTTTGGACCTGAGGGTGGGCTTACAGAAAAAGAAGTAAATGAACTTCAAACACATGGCTTTGAAATATGTGGACTTGGCCCGAGGATTATGAGAACGGAAACGGCGCCATTATATACATTGGCAGCTATTTCCTACCATTTTGAATTAATGAGGTGA
- the mtaB gene encoding tRNA (N(6)-L-threonylcarbamoyladenosine(37)-C(2))-methylthiotransferase MtaB, with translation MSLVAFHTLGCKVNHYETEAIWQLFKNNGYDRVEFEARADVYVINTCTVTNTGDKKSRQVIRRAVRSNPDAVICVTGCYAQTSPAEIMAIPGVDVVVGTQDRVKMLEYIEQFKEERQPINGVGNIMKNRVYEELDVPAFTDRTRASLKIQEGCNNFCTFCIIPWARGLMRSRDPKEVIRQAQQLVEAGYKEIVLTGIHTGGYGEDMKDYNLAALLRDLEAQVHGLKRIRISSIEASQLTDEVIDVIDKSNLVVRHLHIPLQSGSNTVLKRMRRKYTMEFFAERLQLLKKALPGLAVTSDVIVGFPGETEEEFMETYQFIKEHQFSELHVFPYSKRTGTPAARMPDQVDENIKNGRVHRLISLSDQLAKEYASRFENEVLEVIPEEAYKENPESGLYEGYSDNYLKVVFEATEDMVGKIVKVKITKAGYPYNEGQFVRVLDDSQDLKSLVI, from the coding sequence ATGTCTCTTGTTGCATTTCATACATTAGGTTGTAAAGTGAACCATTATGAAACAGAAGCAATATGGCAATTATTTAAAAATAACGGGTATGATCGCGTTGAATTCGAAGCTAGAGCGGATGTATATGTAATCAATACTTGTACAGTAACGAACACAGGTGATAAGAAAAGTCGACAAGTAATTCGACGCGCAGTTCGTAGTAATCCAGATGCGGTTATTTGTGTAACGGGTTGTTATGCGCAAACATCGCCAGCAGAAATCATGGCAATTCCTGGAGTTGATGTAGTTGTCGGTACGCAGGATCGCGTGAAGATGCTTGAGTATATTGAGCAGTTTAAGGAAGAAAGACAACCAATTAACGGTGTCGGCAATATAATGAAAAATCGTGTATATGAAGAGTTGGATGTTCCGGCATTTACGGATCGCACGCGCGCTTCCTTGAAAATTCAAGAAGGGTGTAATAACTTTTGTACATTTTGTATCATTCCATGGGCACGGGGCTTAATGCGCTCTCGTGATCCAAAAGAAGTCATTCGCCAAGCTCAGCAACTCGTTGAAGCTGGATATAAGGAAATTGTACTTACTGGTATCCATACTGGAGGATATGGTGAGGATATGAAGGATTATAATTTAGCTGCGCTCTTACGCGATTTAGAAGCCCAGGTTCATGGACTAAAAAGAATCCGAATTTCTTCGATTGAAGCAAGTCAACTAACAGACGAAGTGATTGATGTCATTGATAAATCAAATCTTGTTGTTAGACATTTACATATTCCACTACAATCTGGCTCGAATACTGTTTTGAAAAGAATGCGTCGTAAATATACGATGGAATTTTTCGCTGAGCGCTTGCAATTGCTAAAAAAGGCATTGCCTGGACTCGCTGTTACATCTGATGTGATTGTTGGTTTTCCTGGTGAAACAGAGGAAGAATTTATGGAAACATATCAATTTATTAAAGAACATCAATTTTCAGAGCTTCATGTTTTCCCTTATTCGAAGCGTACAGGGACACCTGCTGCAAGAATGCCAGATCAGGTTGATGAGAATATTAAAAATGGCCGTGTACACCGGTTAATTTCCTTGTCAGATCAATTGGCCAAGGAGTACGCCTCTCGCTTTGAAAACGAAGTGCTTGAGGTTATTCCAGAAGAGGCTTATAAAGAAAATCCAGAAAGTGGATTGTACGAAGGCTATTCAGACAATTATTTGAAAGTTGTTTTCGAAGCAACCGAGGATATGGTTGGTAAAATTGTTAAAGTGAAAATTACTAAAGCAGGTTATCCTTATAATGAAGGACAATTTGTTCGTGTATTGGATGATAGTCAAGATCTGAAATCACTTGTCATATAA
- the deoC gene encoding deoxyribose-phosphate aldolase, producing MSKNIAQMIDHTLLKPDAKLEELKILCSEAEKYQFASVCVNPTWVDYASSLLKETDVKVCTVIGFPLGANTPETKAFETKNAVEHGAQEIDMVINIGALKSGNIELVKKDIIAVCSAAKDKALVKVIIETCLLTDKEKTQACEIAKNAGADYVKTSTGFSTGGATIEDVALMRKAVGQELGVKASGGVRSLDDVKKMIEAGATRIGASSGVAIVQGLSSETDY from the coding sequence ATGTCAAAAAATATTGCACAAATGATTGATCATACTTTACTAAAGCCCGATGCAAAGCTGGAGGAATTAAAAATACTATGCAGTGAAGCAGAAAAATATCAATTTGCTTCGGTATGCGTTAATCCTACATGGGTAGATTATGCAAGTAGTTTATTAAAAGAAACAGACGTAAAAGTTTGTACTGTGATCGGATTTCCTTTAGGAGCCAATACGCCGGAAACTAAAGCTTTTGAAACGAAGAATGCTGTTGAGCATGGTGCACAAGAAATTGATATGGTTATAAATATAGGTGCATTGAAAAGCGGTAATATTGAACTTGTAAAAAAGGACATTATCGCTGTTTGCTCAGCTGCAAAAGATAAAGCGTTAGTAAAAGTTATTATTGAGACCTGTCTTTTGACGGACAAAGAAAAAACGCAAGCTTGTGAAATAGCTAAAAATGCAGGCGCTGATTATGTCAAAACCTCTACTGGCTTTTCAACTGGAGGAGCAACCATTGAAGATGTTGCACTTATGAGGAAAGCAGTGGGACAGGAATTAGGTGTTAAGGCATCTGGAGGTGTAAGAAGCTTAGATGATGTAAAAAAAATGATAGAAGCTGGAGCAACAAGAATCGGTGCAAGCTCAGGCGTTGCAATCGTGCAAGGTCTGTCTAGTGAAACGGATTATTAA
- a CDS encoding Na/Pi symporter: protein MLYILLFLVLAGCFLLGMTWMRIGLYNLSGSAMEKWLRNVTSSPIKGLFAGIFMTAILQSSSAVTVITVGLVSARILSFPQTIGIILGTNIGTTITLEFLTFDMSKIIIPLFVIGSIMQLFRDYKIKSSGFILLGIGIIFAAMNGFEWLSGPLAKIDYVQNLILFMSDHIFIAFTTGMMLTGLIQSSTVMTGIAMSFLAAGLFPLETGIAIMIGSNIGTCATALLASIGAGSEARLTAYAHMWLNIGGALLFFPLIPVLASVSSIIAMSSDIQLAHASVIFNITCSLLVLPFAKQFGNFIMRMHGKKTPK, encoded by the coding sequence ATGCTTTATATATTGCTATTCTTGGTTTTGGCAGGTTGCTTTTTACTTGGTATGACATGGATGAGAATTGGCCTATATAATTTATCGGGTAGCGCGATGGAGAAGTGGCTGCGAAATGTAACTAGCTCACCTATTAAAGGTCTTTTTGCCGGTATTTTCATGACGGCAATCCTTCAAAGTAGTTCGGCAGTGACAGTGATTACCGTAGGACTGGTTTCAGCCCGGATCCTCTCTTTTCCGCAAACGATTGGGATTATACTTGGCACTAATATTGGGACAACCATCACCCTTGAGTTCCTTACTTTTGATATGTCAAAAATAATTATTCCTCTTTTTGTCATAGGAAGTATCATGCAACTTTTTCGAGACTACAAAATTAAAAGCAGTGGTTTCATTTTATTAGGTATCGGAATTATTTTTGCTGCTATGAACGGTTTCGAGTGGCTGTCAGGACCATTAGCAAAAATTGATTATGTACAAAATCTTATCCTTTTTATGAGTGACCATATATTCATTGCGTTTACTACCGGAATGATGCTTACAGGTCTCATTCAATCAAGCACAGTGATGACTGGTATTGCAATGAGTTTTCTTGCAGCAGGATTGTTTCCACTCGAAACTGGTATTGCCATCATGATCGGCTCTAATATCGGAACATGTGCTACTGCTCTTCTTGCGAGCATTGGAGCCGGTAGTGAAGCCCGGCTCACAGCATATGCCCATATGTGGCTAAATATTGGTGGTGCTTTATTATTTTTCCCTTTAATCCCAGTGTTAGCAAGTGTAAGCAGCATCATTGCTATGTCATCTGATATTCAACTTGCACATGCCAGCGTCATTTTCAACATAACTTGCTCCTTGCTTGTGCTGCCATTTGCGAAGCAATTCGGGAATTTCATTATGAGGATGCACGGAAAAAAAACTCCAAAATGA
- the rpsU gene encoding 30S ribosomal protein S21 has product MSKTVVRKNESLEDALRRFKRTVSKSGTIQESRKREFYEKPSVKRKKKSEAARKRKF; this is encoded by the coding sequence ATGTCAAAAACTGTCGTTCGAAAAAACGAATCACTTGAAGATGCTCTTCGCCGCTTCAAACGTACTGTTTCCAAAAGTGGAACAATACAAGAAAGTAGAAAGCGCGAGTTTTATGAAAAGCCGAGTGTGAAACGTAAAAAGAAATCTGAAGCTGCTAGAAAGCGCAAGTTCTAA
- a CDS encoding GatB/YqeY domain-containing protein has product MSLLERLNEDMKQAMKNKAKEKLSVVRMLKAALQNESIKLGKQVLTEEDELTVLSREVKQRKDSLQEFENAGRQDLAQKIQTELAYVDYYLPNQFSEAEVEAVVLEAIAETGASTKIDMGKVMTVLMPKVRGKADGSLVNNLVQRHLS; this is encoded by the coding sequence ATGAGTCTTCTTGAGCGTTTAAATGAAGATATGAAACAAGCGATGAAAAACAAAGCAAAAGAAAAGCTCTCTGTTGTTCGAATGTTAAAGGCCGCCTTGCAAAATGAATCTATTAAGCTTGGCAAGCAAGTTTTAACGGAAGAAGATGAGTTGACAGTCCTTTCTCGCGAAGTAAAGCAACGCAAAGACTCCCTCCAGGAATTTGAAAATGCAGGTCGTCAAGATCTTGCTCAAAAAATTCAAACTGAACTTGCTTATGTAGATTATTATTTGCCTAATCAATTTTCTGAGGCGGAAGTGGAAGCTGTTGTCCTTGAGGCGATTGCAGAAACTGGAGCATCTACAAAAATTGATATGGGCAAAGTGATGACGGTACTTATGCCGAAAGTCAGAGGGAAAGCAGACGGGTCACTCGTCAATAACCTTGTCCAAAGGCATCTATCATAA
- a CDS encoding NfeD family protein has protein sequence MKKILVVICILAAGLLSMLPAQASNDGANVYVIPIKDDVEKGLNAFIDRAIRTAEEGKADLIIFDMNTPGGAVDAARDIGNRISKTDVPTVTFVNSWAISAGSYIALHTDKIYMTPNAVMGAAAVINQQGNTAGEKAESMWLAAMEGAAKQGGRDPDIAKAMANGDIDLPDLKKKGDLLTLESDQALKVGYSEGTVKNTDELLQKLGYPDANIHTVESTFAESFARFITNPVVVPILLSIASLGLVLELYSPGFGLSGGMGISALLLFFYGHYTAGLAGYESMVLFILGIVLIVAEFYLPGGIAGLLGAVAIIGSILMAGGNIVHMAISIIIALFLAVLSIIIMVKVFGKRMNIFKRLILTDSTNTESGYVSNVNRLELIGREGMTVTALRPSGTAKVDDERLDVIAEGSFIESNTAVKVIKVEGSRIVVREL, from the coding sequence GTGAAAAAAATATTAGTCGTTATTTGCATTCTCGCAGCGGGATTATTATCCATGTTACCGGCTCAAGCTAGTAATGATGGAGCGAATGTATATGTTATCCCAATCAAAGATGATGTCGAAAAAGGATTGAATGCATTTATCGATAGGGCAATTAGGACAGCTGAAGAGGGTAAAGCGGATTTAATTATTTTTGATATGAATACACCTGGGGGAGCAGTTGACGCAGCTCGGGATATCGGAAATCGCATTTCTAAAACAGATGTGCCAACAGTTACTTTTGTTAATTCCTGGGCTATTTCCGCGGGCTCATATATCGCTTTACACACAGATAAAATATACATGACGCCTAATGCTGTAATGGGTGCGGCGGCAGTAATTAATCAACAAGGAAATACAGCTGGTGAAAAAGCAGAAAGTATGTGGCTTGCTGCAATGGAAGGTGCAGCCAAGCAAGGCGGCCGTGATCCCGATATTGCTAAAGCAATGGCAAACGGCGATATCGATCTACCCGATCTGAAAAAAAAGGGTGATCTATTGACATTGGAGTCAGACCAAGCATTAAAAGTAGGTTATTCTGAAGGTACAGTGAAAAATACAGATGAATTGCTTCAGAAGCTTGGCTACCCAGATGCTAACATCCATACTGTGGAATCTACTTTTGCGGAATCATTTGCAAGATTTATCACTAACCCGGTAGTTGTCCCAATCCTTTTATCCATTGCTAGCCTTGGCCTTGTATTGGAATTGTATTCTCCAGGGTTTGGATTGTCAGGTGGAATGGGAATCAGTGCATTACTTTTATTTTTTTACGGTCATTATACCGCAGGCCTTGCGGGATATGAATCGATGGTATTGTTCATTCTAGGTATTGTTCTAATTGTAGCGGAGTTTTATCTCCCAGGAGGTATTGCCGGACTTCTGGGTGCTGTAGCAATCATCGGCAGTATATTAATGGCAGGTGGGAATATAGTCCATATGGCTATATCCATTATTATCGCCTTGTTTTTAGCTGTATTATCAATCATTATAATGGTAAAGGTGTTTGGTAAACGTATGAATATATTCAAACGACTCATTTTAACTGATTCAACGAATACAGAAAGTGGCTATGTTTCAAATGTCAATCGCCTAGAATTGATTGGGCGTGAAGGAATGACAGTGACAGCACTAAGACCATCCGGTACAGCGAAAGTTGACGATGAGCGTCTTGATGTTATCGCTGAAGGTAGCTTTATTGAAAGTAATACAGCTGTAAAAGTAATAAAAGTGGAAGGTTCACGAATTGTAGTACGAGAATTATGA
- the floA gene encoding flotillin-like protein FloA (flotillin-like protein involved in membrane lipid rafts), with translation MVLGPDTVFLLVAIVIGIIVLAILFTFVPIGLWISAISAGVKVGIFTLIGMRLRRVIPGRVINPLIKAHKAGLSVSTNQLESHYLAGGNVDRVVNALIAAQRANIDLVFERAAAIDLAGRDVLEAVQMSVNPKVIETPFIAGVAMNGIEVKAKARITVRANIDRLVGGAGEDTVIARVGEGVISTIGSSATHERVLENPDSISRTVLSKGLDAGTAFEILSIDIADVDIGKNIGAQLQTDQAEADKKIAQAKAEERRAMAVANEQEMKAKVEEMRAKVVEAEAEVPLAMADALKSGNLGVMDYYSLKNIDADSDMRDSIGRMTQSNDTKKDLD, from the coding sequence ATGGTTTTAGGTCCTGATACGGTATTTCTATTAGTGGCAATCGTAATCGGAATCATTGTTCTTGCAATTCTATTTACATTTGTTCCAATTGGTCTTTGGATTTCAGCCATCTCGGCTGGAGTTAAAGTGGGGATATTTACATTAATTGGAATGAGATTGAGACGGGTTATTCCCGGTCGTGTAATCAACCCACTTATTAAAGCGCATAAAGCTGGTCTAAGTGTTTCTACAAATCAGTTGGAGAGTCATTATCTAGCTGGTGGTAACGTCGACAGGGTAGTAAATGCTTTGATTGCAGCACAACGCGCAAACATTGATTTGGTGTTTGAACGTGCGGCAGCTATTGATCTTGCAGGTCGTGACGTGCTAGAAGCTGTACAAATGAGTGTAAATCCTAAAGTTATTGAAACGCCATTTATAGCGGGTGTGGCAATGAATGGGATTGAAGTGAAGGCTAAGGCAAGAATAACAGTACGAGCTAACATCGATCGTCTAGTCGGTGGTGCTGGTGAAGACACTGTAATCGCTCGTGTTGGTGAAGGGGTTATATCTACAATTGGTTCTAGTGCGACGCATGAAAGAGTGCTTGAGAATCCAGATTCGATTTCACGTACAGTTCTTTCAAAAGGGCTTGATGCTGGAACAGCATTCGAAATCCTTTCGATAGATATTGCTGATGTTGATATCGGCAAAAATATCGGTGCTCAACTACAAACGGATCAAGCGGAAGCAGATAAGAAAATTGCTCAAGCGAAAGCGGAAGAAAGAAGAGCGATGGCTGTTGCTAATGAACAAGAGATGAAAGCCAAGGTAGAAGAAATGAGAGCGAAAGTAGTTGAAGCAGAAGCAGAAGTTCCGCTTGCAATGGCAGATGCTCTTAAATCTGGTAATCTAGGCGTTATGGATTATTACTCGTTGAAAAATATTGATGCAGATTCAGATATGAGAGATTCAATCGGACGAATGACTCAATCGAACGATACTAAAAAAGATCTGGACTAA
- the yqfC gene encoding sporulation protein YqfC has translation MAKKWTHSLRKWVASKMDLPADVMMDLPRVTMVGQLHIYIENHRGLLIFTDSELRLLLKQGQLLIKGKSFVIKTILPEELLLEGKIEEVHYLHE, from the coding sequence ATGGCCAAAAAGTGGACTCATAGCTTGCGGAAGTGGGTAGCGTCTAAAATGGACCTTCCTGCTGATGTTATGATGGATTTGCCCCGCGTTACAATGGTAGGGCAATTACACATCTATATAGAAAATCATAGGGGCCTCCTTATTTTTACTGATAGTGAGCTAAGGCTTCTGTTAAAACAAGGGCAGCTGCTAATTAAGGGAAAATCATTTGTTATTAAAACCATTCTGCCAGAGGAATTATTATTAGAAGGAAAAATAGAAGAGGTTCATTATCTACATGAATAG
- the yqfD gene encoding sporulation protein YqfD — MRELKNQWFTFLSGRVLVNAQGSGLERLINKLARSNIALWKLKKKTNEELLFYIALGDLHKLRKVVRGSDCHISFLRGEGIPFLWKRTKKNSGFAFGLFLSIVLILLLSNITWGIHIEGANPETEHKIRRELNALGVKVGTFHFLNDDPEMIQKKLSDRIENLTWIGVELKGTTFHFKVVEKTEPELIEEKSPAHLVAKKKAIISHMFIEKGKSLVKIHQYVEKGQMLVSGTIGNEDKQVNIPARGEVWGHTWYNSKVEFPLESSFQVYSGEEKRIHSLEIGKLNIPVWGFGKIPFSKYETEKEEHDLHFLGWKLPIKYVDKTLREKEESHRSLTKKEAIEAAKELAKRDLKINIPEDARLDKEYILHEDVENGKVKLSINFQVIENIAEEKTIIQGD; from the coding sequence ATGAGAGAGTTGAAGAATCAATGGTTTACATTCTTATCTGGCAGGGTGTTAGTGAATGCTCAAGGTAGTGGATTAGAGCGGTTGATCAATAAACTCGCTCGCTCTAACATTGCTTTGTGGAAATTGAAAAAGAAAACAAATGAGGAACTCTTATTTTATATTGCTCTTGGTGATTTACATAAATTAAGAAAAGTTGTTCGCGGCTCTGATTGTCACATTTCCTTTTTGCGTGGGGAGGGTATCCCCTTTTTATGGAAACGCACGAAAAAAAATAGTGGTTTCGCTTTTGGGCTTTTTCTTTCTATTGTTTTAATATTATTATTGTCTAATATTACTTGGGGCATTCATATCGAAGGAGCTAATCCTGAAACGGAGCATAAAATCCGCAGAGAGTTAAATGCACTTGGAGTAAAGGTAGGGACTTTCCATTTTTTGAATGATGATCCGGAAATGATTCAGAAAAAGTTATCGGATAGAATAGAGAATTTGACTTGGATTGGTGTAGAGTTAAAAGGGACAACCTTTCATTTTAAGGTAGTTGAGAAAACAGAACCGGAGCTAATTGAGGAGAAAAGTCCAGCTCATCTTGTTGCAAAGAAAAAGGCAATTATTTCTCATATGTTTATTGAAAAGGGGAAGTCGTTAGTAAAAATTCATCAATATGTTGAAAAAGGGCAAATGCTTGTTTCCGGTACGATTGGAAATGAAGACAAGCAGGTGAATATTCCGGCACGAGGAGAAGTTTGGGGGCATACATGGTATAATTCTAAAGTTGAATTTCCGTTGGAGTCATCGTTTCAAGTTTATAGTGGCGAGGAAAAAAGAATCCATTCATTGGAAATAGGTAAGCTGAATATTCCTGTTTGGGGTTTTGGAAAAATACCTTTCTCTAAATATGAAACCGAAAAGGAAGAGCATGATTTACACTTTTTAGGGTGGAAACTTCCTATCAAATATGTGGATAAAACGTTACGGGAAAAAGAAGAAAGTCACAGATCATTAACGAAAAAAGAAGCAATTGAAGCAGCTAAGGAATTAGCGAAAAGAGATTTAAAAATAAATATTCCGGAAGATGCTCGCCTTGATAAAGAATATATTTTGCATGAAGATGTAGAGAATGGTAAAGTTAAACTATCAATAAATTTCCAGGTGATTGAAAATATTGCTGAAGAAAAAACAATCATTCAAGGGGACTAG
- a CDS encoding PhoH family protein, with product MSEELKAQQMELENANEALILFGNADINLKMLEKEFNVAIVTRGETVNVTGESDSVIMAVETLKQLLRVIRSGVHITERDVSYAVQLANQDKIEYFSELYEEEIARNIHGKAIRIKTLGQRYYIDAIKKRDLVFGIGPAGTGKTYLSVVMAVNALKKNQVNKIILTRPAVEAGESLGFLPGDLKEKVDPYLRPLYDALHDVLGAEHTQRLIDRETIEIAPLAYMRGRTLDDAFVILDEAQNTTQAQMKMFLTRLGFGSKMVITGDATQVDLPKGAKSGLAAAESILNGVNGVAFIHLTQNDVVRHPLVARIIEAYERIDEKPGQ from the coding sequence ATGTCAGAAGAATTGAAAGCTCAACAAATGGAGTTAGAAAATGCTAATGAAGCATTGATTTTATTCGGCAATGCCGATATCAACTTGAAAATGTTAGAAAAAGAATTTAATGTAGCGATTGTAACTCGTGGAGAAACGGTGAATGTCACAGGCGAGAGTGACTCTGTTATTATGGCTGTGGAAACACTTAAACAATTACTACGTGTTATTCGTAGTGGTGTCCATATTACTGAGCGGGATGTTTCATACGCCGTTCAATTAGCCAACCAGGATAAGATAGAATACTTCTCGGAGCTTTACGAAGAGGAAATAGCCCGAAATATTCATGGGAAGGCTATTCGGATTAAAACATTAGGCCAACGATATTATATCGATGCCATAAAAAAAAGAGATCTCGTATTTGGGATTGGTCCAGCGGGTACCGGAAAAACATATCTCTCTGTAGTAATGGCTGTAAACGCCTTGAAAAAAAATCAAGTTAATAAAATAATTTTAACTAGACCTGCTGTTGAAGCTGGTGAAAGTTTAGGATTTTTACCAGGAGATCTTAAAGAAAAGGTAGATCCGTATTTAAGACCTTTATATGATGCCCTTCATGATGTCCTAGGAGCGGAGCATACCCAAAGGCTTATAGATAGGGAAACGATTGAAATAGCGCCACTGGCGTATATGAGAGGCCGAACGCTAGATGATGCTTTCGTTATTTTAGATGAGGCGCAAAATACGACTCAAGCGCAAATGAAAATGTTTCTAACTAGACTTGGTTTTGGGTCTAAAATGGTGATAACTGGTGATGCAACACAAGTTGACTTGCCTAAAGGTGCCAAGTCTGGCCTCGCCGCTGCGGAATCTATCCTCAATGGTGTGAATGGCGTTGCTTTTATACACCTAACCCAAAATGATGTGGTGCGACATCCACTTGTGGCACGTATTATCGAAGCATATGAGCGGATCGACGAAAAACCCGGACAATGA